The nucleotide sequence TATGATTGCCCTTGTTCTTCATCAGAAACTACAACAACTGAAGTGATTACGACACAAGAAATGACTGAAATCACCACAGAAAGAGTTAAAACCGACATAATAGAAGGAACTACAGAAGAAATGATTACTGAAGATGATGATATTAAAACTACAATAGGAAATACGACGGAATCAACCAGCACTTTGGATGTTTCTACTGATACTACCTCTATTGATGAATGTTCTTTCAATTCTGATCCAAATTACTTCACCTGTACTGTTCAAGGTAGATTCAGAAATGCAAACGACAAGACTTGTCAAACTTATTTCTGGTGTTACATCCTGAGTAGTGGTCGTGTCATACAAACCAAATATTCTTGTCCAACTAATTCTTATTTCAATCCCGAAAAGCAACTTTGCGATGCAGATTATGATTGTCCTTGTTCTTCTTCAGAAACCACTACAACTGAAGTGACTAGCACACAAGAAATGACTGAAATCACCACAGAAAGAGTTAAAACCGTCATAATAGAAGGAACTACAGAAGAAATGATTACTGAAGATGATGATATTAAAACTACAATAGGAAATACGACGGAATCAACCAGCACTTTGAAGGTTTCTACTGATACTACCTCTATTGATGAATGTTCTTTCAATTCTGATCCAAATTACTTCACCTGTACTGTTCAAGGTAGATTCAGAAATGCAAACGACAAGACTTGTCAAACTTATTTCTGGTGTTACATCCTGAGTAGTGGTCGTGTCATACAAACCAAATATTCTTGTCCAACTAATTCTTATTTCAATCCCGAAAAGCAACTTTGCGATGCAGATTATGATTGTCCTTGTTCTTCTTCAGAAACCACTACAACTGAAGTGACTAGCACACAAGAAATGACTGAAATCACCACAGAAAGAGTTAAAACCGTCATAATAGAAGGAACTACAGAAGAAATGATTACTGAAGATGATGATATTAAAACTACAATAGGAAATACGACGGAATCAACCAGCACTTTGAAGGTTTCTACTGATACTACCTCTATTGATGAATGTTCTTTCAATTCTGATCCAAATTACTTCACCTGTACTGTTCAAGGTAGATTCAGAAATGCAAACGACAAGACTTGTCAAACTTATTTCTGGTGTTACATCCTGAGTAGTGGTCGTGTCATACAAACCAAATATTCTTGTCCAACTAATTCTTATTTCAATCCCGAAAAGCAACTTTGCGATGCAGATTATGATTGTCCTTGTTCTTCTTCAGAAACCACTACAACTGAAGTGACTAGCACACAAGAAATGACTGAAATCACCACAGAAAGAGTTAAAACCGTCATAATAGAAGGAACTACAGAAGAAATGATTACTGAAGATGATGATATTAAAACTACAATAGGAAATACGACGGAATCAACCAGCACTTTGAAGGTTTCTACTGACACTACGTCTATCGatgaatgttttttcaattctgatcCAAATTACTTCACCTGTACTGTTAAAGGTAGATTCAGAAACGCAAACGACAAGACTTGTCAAACTTATTTCTTGTGTAACATCCTCAGTAGTGGTCGTGTCATACAAACCAAATATTCTTGTCCAACTAATTCTTATTTCAATCCCGAAAAGCAACTTTGCGATGCAGATTATGATTGTCCTTGTTCTTCTTCAGAAACCACTACAACTGAAGTGACTAGCACACAAGAAATGACTGAAATCACCACAGAAAGAGTTAAAACCGTCATAATAGAAGGAACTACAGAAGAAATGATTACTGAAGATGATGATATTAAAACTACAATAGGAAATACGACGGAATCAACCAGCACTTTGGATGTTTCTACTGATACTACCTCTATTGATGAATGTTCTTTCAATTCTGATCCAAATTACTTCACCTGTACTGTTCAAGGTAGATTCAGAAATGCAAACGACAAGACTTGTCAAACTTATTTCTGGTGTTACATCCTGAGTAGTGGTCGTGTCATACAAACCAAATATTCTTGTCCAACTAATTCTTATTTCAATCCCGAAAAGCAACTTTGCGATGCAGATTATGATTGTCCTTGTTCTTCTTCAGAAACCACTACAACTGAAGTGACTAGCACACAAGAAATGACTGAAATCACCACAGAAAGAGTTAAAACCGTCATAATAGAAGGAACTACAGAAGAAATGATTACTGAAGATGATGATATTAAAACTACAATAGGAAATACGACGGAATCAACCAGCACTTTGAAGGTTTCTACTGACACTACGTCTATCGatgaatgttttttcaattctgatcCAAATTACTTCACCTGTACTGTTAAAGGTAGATTCAGAAACGCAAACGACAAGACTTGTCAAACTTATTTCTTGTGTAACATCCTCAGTAGTGGTCGTGTCATACAAACCAAATATTCTTGTCCAACTAATTCTTATTTCAATCCCGAAAAGCAACTTTGCGATGCAGATTATGATTGTCCTTGTTCTTCTTCAGAAACCACTACAACTGAAGTGACTAGCACACAAGAAATGACTGAAATCACCACAGAAAGAGTTAAAACCGTCATAATAGAAGGAACTACAGAAGAAATGATTACTGAAGATGATGATATTAAAACTACAATAGGAAATACGACGGAATCAACCAGCACTTTGGATGTTTCTACTGATACTACCTCTATTGATGAATGTTCTTTCAATTCTGATCCAAATTACTTCACCTGTACTGTTCAAGGTAGATTCAGAAATGCAAACGACAAGACTTGTCAAACTTATTTCTGGTGTTACATCCTGAGTAGTGGTCGTGTCATACAAACCAAATATTCTTGTCCAACTAATTCTTATTTCAATCCCGAAAAGCAACTTTGCGATGCAGATTATGATTGTCCTTGTTCTTCTTCAGAAACCACTACAACTGAAGTGACTAGCACACAAGAAATGACTGAAATCACCACAGAAAGAGTTAAAACCGTCATAATAGAAGGAACTACAGAAGAAATGATTACTGAAGATGATGATATTAAAACTACAATAGGAAATACGACGGAATCAACCAGCACTTTGAAGGTTTCTACTGACACTACGTCTATCGatgaatgttttttcaattctgatcCAAATTACTTCACCTGTACTGTTAAAGGTAGATTCAGAAACGCAAACGACAAGACTTGTCAAACTTATTTCTGGTGTTACATCCTGAGTAGTGGTCGTGTCATACAAACCAAATATTCTTGTCCAACTAATTCTTATTTCAATCCCGAAAAGCAACTTTGCCATGCAGATTATGATTGTCCTTGTTCTTCTTCAGAAACCACTACAACTGAAGTGACTAGCACACAAGAAATGACTGAAATCACCACAGAAAGAGTTAAAACCGTCATAATAGAAGGAACTACAGAAGAAATGATTACTGAAGATGATGATATTAAAACTACAATAGGAAATACGACGGAACCAACCAGCACATTGGATGTTGCTACTGATACTACCTCTATTGATGAATGTTCTTTCAATTCTGATCCAAATTACTTCACCTGTACTGTTAAAGGTAGATTCAGAAACGCAAACGACACGACTTGTCAAACTTATTTCTTGTGTAACATCCTGAGTAGTGGTCGTGTCATACAAACCAAATATTCTTGTCCAACTAATTCTTATTTCAATCCCGAAAAGCAACTTTGCGATGCAGATTATGATTGTCCTTGTTCTTCATCAGAAACTACAACAACTGAAGTGATTACGACACAAGAAATGACTGAAATCACCACAGAAAGAGTTAACACCGACATAATAGAAGGAACTACAGAAGAAATGATTACTGAAGATGATGATATTAAAACTACAATAGGAAATACGACGGAACCAACCAGCACTTTGGATGTTTCTACTGATACTACCTCTATTGATGAATGTTCTTTCAATTCTGATCCAAATTACTTCACCTGTACTGTTAAAGGTAGATTCAGAAACGCAAACGACAAGACTTGTCAATCTTATTTCTTGTGTAACATCCTCAGTAGTGGTCGTGTCATACAAACCAAATATTCTTGTCCAACTAATTCTTATTTCAATCCCGAAAAGCAACTTTGCGATGCAGATTATGATTGTCCTTGTTCTTCATCAGAAACTACAACAACTGAAGTGATTACGACACAAGAAATGACTGAAATCACCACAGAAAGAGTTAACACCGACATAATAGAAGGAACTACAGAAGAAATGATTACTGAAGATGATGATATTAAAACTACAATAGGAAATACGACGGAATCAACCAGCACTTTGGGGGTTTCTACTGATACTACGTCTATTGATGAATGTTCTTTCAATTCTGATCCAAATTACTTCACCTGTACTGTTAAAGGTAGATTCAGAAACGCAAACGACAAGACTTGTCAAACTTATTTCTTGTGTAACATCCTCAGTAGTGGTCGTGTCATACAAACCAAATATTCTTGTCCAACTAATTCTTATTTCAATCCCGAAAAGCAACTTTGCGATGCAGATTATGATTGCCCTTGTTCTTCATCAGAAACTACAACAACTGAAGTGACTAGCACACAAGAAATGACTGAAATCACAACAGAAAGAGTTAAAACCGTCATAATAGAAGGAACTACAGAAGAAATGATTACTGAAGATGATGATATTAAAACTACAATAGGAAATACGACGGAATCAACCAGCACTTTGGGGGTTTCTACTGATACTACGTCTATTGATGAATGTTCTTTCAATTCTGATCCAAATTACTTCACCTGTACTGTTAAAGGTAGATTCAGAAACGCAAACGACAAGACTTGTCAAACTTATTTCTTGTGTAACATCCTCAGTAGTGGTCGTGTCATACAAACCAAATATTCTTGTCCAACTAATTCTTATTTCAATCCCGAAAAGCAACTTTGCGATGCAGATTATGATTGCCCTTGTTCTTCATCAGAAACTACAACAACTGAAGTGACTAGCACACAAGAAATGACTGAAATCACAACAGAAAGAGTTAAAACCGTCATAATAGAAGGAACTACAGAAGAAATGATTACTGAAGATGATGATATTAAAACTACAATAGGAAATACGACGGAATCAACCAGCACTTTGGGGGTTTCTACTGATACTACGTCTATTGATGAATGTTCTTTCAATTCTGATCCAAATTACTTCACCTGTACTGTTAAAGGTAGATTCAGAAACGCAAACGACAAGACTTGTCAAACTTATTTCTTGTGTAACATCCTCAGTAGTGGTCGTGTCATACAAACCAAATATTCTTGTCCAACTAATTCTTATTTCAATCCCGAAAAGCAACTTTGCGATGCAGATTATGATTGCCCTTGTTCTTCATCAGAAACTACAACAACTGAAGTGACTAGCACACAAGAAATGACTGAAATCACAACAGAAAGAGTTAAAACCGTCATAATAGAAGGAACTACAGAAGAAATGATTACTGAAGATGATGATATTAAAACTACAATAGGAAATACGACGGAATCAACCAGCACTTTGGGGGTTTCTACTGATACTACGTCTATTGATG is from Diorhabda sublineata isolate icDioSubl1.1 chromosome 1, icDioSubl1.1, whole genome shotgun sequence and encodes:
- the LOC130451281 gene encoding serine-rich adhesin for platelets-like, whose product is MFIGIFILLLATFKLAATDKCERIDWLQPFSNASDFFCYSNGWFPDKTDYDCRRYFVCIKNSENFIRIYLSCPVGTYFNPHVISCTKDYVCPYHLTTTTTATTNRTTTEEMQQSRFSNLCLYKTNLNHFKCKTSGRFPNYNDLTCGSYFHCINVIFPILILKTKLNCGPATYFNPDTKLCEIDYVCPCNNNLTTNNGDSLYSDTTMSLSPAIIESTTMYQPSVVSTTNTETVSKRTSYYITESTSIDECFFNSDPNYFTCTVEGRFRNANDKTCQTYFLCNILSSGRVIQTKYSCPTNSYFNPEKQLCDADYDCPCSSSETTTTEVITTQEMTEITTERVKTDIIEGTTEEMITEDDDIKTTIGNTTESTSTLKVSTDTTSIDECFFNSDPNYFTCTVKGRFRNANDKTCQTYFWCYILSSGRVIQTKYSCPTNSYFNPEKQLCHADYDCPCSSSETTTTEVTSTQEMTEITTERVKTVIIEGTTEEMITEDDDIKTTIGNTTESTSTLKVSTDTTSIDECFFNSDPNYFTCTVKGRFRNANDKTCQTYFWCYILSSGRVIQTKYSCPTNSYFNPEKQLCHADYDCPCSSSETTTTEVITTQEMTEITTERVKTDIIEGTTEEMITEDDDIKTTIGNTTESTSTLDVSTDTTSIDECSFNSDPNYFTCTVQGRFRNANDKTCQTYFWCYILSSGRVIQTKYSCPTNSYFNPEKQLCDADYDCPCSSSETTTTEVTSTQEMTEITTERVKTVIIEGTTEEMITEDDDIKTTIGNTTESTSTLKVSTDTTSIDECSFNSDPNYFTCTVQGRFRNANDKTCQTYFWCYILSSGRVIQTKYSCPTNSYFNPEKQLCDADYDCPCSSSETTTTEVTSTQEMTEITTERVKTVIIEGTTEEMITEDDDIKTTIGNTTESTSTLKVSTDTTSIDECSFNSDPNYFTCTVQGRFRNANDKTCQTYFWCYILSSGRVIQTKYSCPTNSYFNPEKQLCDADYDCPCSSSETTTTEVTSTQEMTEITTERVKTVIIEGTTEEMITEDDDIKTTIGNTTESTSTLKVSTDTTSIDECFFNSDPNYFTCTVKGRFRNANDKTCQTYFLCNILSSGRVIQTKYSCPTNSYFNPEKQLCDADYDCPCSSSETTTTEVTSTQEMTEITTERVKTVIIEGTTEEMITEDDDIKTTIGNTTESTSTLDVSTDTTSIDECSFNSDPNYFTCTVQGRFRNANDKTCQTYFWCYILSSGRVIQTKYSCPTNSYFNPEKQLCDADYDCPCSSSETTTTEVTSTQEMTEITTERVKTVIIEGTTEEMITEDDDIKTTIGNTTESTSTLKVSTDTTSIDECFFNSDPNYFTCTVKGRFRNANDKTCQTYFLCNILSSGRVIQTKYSCPTNSYFNPEKQLCDADYDCPCSSSETTTTEVTSTQEMTEITTERVKTVIIEGTTEEMITEDDDIKTTIGNTTESTSTLDVSTDTTSIDECSFNSDPNYFTCTVQGRFRNANDKTCQTYFWCYILSSGRVIQTKYSCPTNSYFNPEKQLCDADYDCPCSSSETTTTEVTSTQEMTEITTERVKTVIIEGTTEEMITEDDDIKTTIGNTTESTSTLKVSTDTTSIDECFFNSDPNYFTCTVKGRFRNANDKTCQTYFWCYILSSGRVIQTKYSCPTNSYFNPEKQLCHADYDCPCSSSETTTTEVTSTQEMTEITTERVKTVIIEGTTEEMITEDDDIKTTIGNTTEPTSTLDVATDTTSIDECSFNSDPNYFTCTVKGRFRNANDTTCQTYFLCNILSSGRVIQTKYSCPTNSYFNPEKQLCDADYDCPCSSSETTTTEVITTQEMTEITTERVNTDIIEGTTEEMITEDDDIKTTIGNTTEPTSTLDVSTDTTSIDECSFNSDPNYFTCTVKGRFRNANDKTCQSYFLCNILSSGRVIQTKYSCPTNSYFNPEKQLCDADYDCPCSSSETTTTEVITTQEMTEITTERVNTDIIEGTTEEMITEDDDIKTTIGNTTESTSTLGVSTDTTSIDECSFNSDPNYFTCTVKGRFRNANDKTCQTYFLCNILSSGRVIQTKYSCPTNSYFNPEKQLCDADYDCPCSSSETTTTEVTSTQEMTEITTERVKTVIIEGTTEEMITEDDDIKTTIGNTTESTSTLGVSTDTTSIDECSFNSDPNYFTCTVKGRFRNANDKTCQTYFLCNILSSGRVIQTKYSCPTNSYFNPEKQLCDADYDCPCSSSETTTTEVTSTQEMTEITTERVKTVIIEGTTEEMITEDDDIKTTIGNTTESTSTLGVSTDTTSIDECSFNSDPNYFTCTVKGRFRNANDKTCQTYFLCNILSSGRVIQTKYSCPTNSYFNPEKQLCDADYDCPCSSSETTTTEVTSTQEMTEITTERVKTVIIEGTTEEMITEDDDIKTTIGNTTESTSTLGVSTDTTSIDECSFNSDPNYFTCTVKGRFRNANDKTCQTYFLCNILSSGRVIQTKYSCPTNSYFNPEKQLCDADYDCPCSSSETTTTEVTSTQEMTEITTERVKTVIIEGTTEEMITEDDDIKTTIGNTTESTSTLKVSTDTTSIDECFFNSDPNYFTCTVQGRFRNANDKTCQTYFLCNILSNGRVIQTKYSCPTNSYFNPEKQLCDADYKCQCSS